From the genome of Deltaproteobacteria bacterium:
TCGAAGAAACTGGGCGGATCCATGATGTCGTCCATAATCTTATGGAAAGCATCAACGTAAGGGTCGAAGTCGTTCACCAAGAGACACTTAAGGTTGATGTCGAGAGTGAGATCACGCACGAAATGATGCGCATCAAAGTGCTCACCTGCTTGGACATGCTTATCCCAGCCCTCAAACATCTTCTCGCTGGAAGCCACCATTTGGGTGACGTAACCCTTAAGCCGCTTATTGGTATAGTGGGGCTGCAACACGCGACGTGTTTGCTTCCACCGCTCATTGCCCGAAGAGGTCACCAGCCCGTCACCCATTAGCAAGTGGTGGTAGCGGTGAAAATCTCCCTTTTTCTCAAACAGGGCCTGTTTGAAAATTTTGTCGAAATCTTCAGGGTTTCGAATGGCAAATAAATGGTGCCCAAGAAACGAAAGACGGATCACGTCGCCGTAACGACCAAACAAGCTCTGAAGATAGGCCAGCCATTTTTCACAGTCCTGGTAATCCAGCATCTTTAGACGCTCGAAAAAACCAGGACTCTTAGCCAATGGCATGAGCTTAATATCGGCCCCATCAGCCATTGCCTTCACCCTTTTCTTCAATCGGCTCTTCGATACACCAGCCTTTTTTGGCACAGCGTCGCCGTAGCTTGCGCAGCGCAAGTGGCAACAAATCAGCTTTTACATGCAATTCTTCCGCGAAATTAAGCGGGGCTCGAAATGGGTGCTGCTTCTCAATGGATTCCTGGTCTTCGAGAAAAATATTCATGGCCCCCTTTTTCACAAAGCCATCGAAAATCGGCCACGTGTAAAAGTTACGCATGCACAAATACATAATCTTCGTTTCCGTTGCACTCACAGGTACGTGCGACATGAAAAGCAAAACCGTACCGTAAACAATATCGGCTCTTGTGCTGGTGATATTCGGGAGGTGATAGGTAAAGGTTGTTACAGAATCCAAAGGCTTAGGCCACCGCAATCTCAGAATTCCCGGAACCATGGTGGCATGCCGATACTTACCTTGGCCTCCCCACTCACCCTCTTCAAAGTCTTCAAGCGCGAAAAGGGGGTTTTGTTCTTCGCCGTAAGTCTCAGAATGCAAAAATGGTAAATGCGAAACATCAATCGCGTTTTCTGCAACTCGCGTATAATGACCCTTGAGTAACCAATCAAATTCAAACGTTCGCCAACCAGGTTGGCCATACTCAGGCAGCTCTGGGATGGGGGGTCTTTCCGCCTCAGGCAAATCTCCCATAAAGACCCAGATGAAACCGTAATTCTCCTGGGTAGGATAAGATTTAACCTTAGCCTTTTTCGAGATGCTTTGCCCTTCGGTATTGGACGGAATGTGAACACAAGCACCAGACTCGTCGTATTGCCACCCATGATAAGGGCAAGCCAAACAGTCGTTAATCACTCGGCCTCGGGAGAGTTCATCCCCGCGGTGAACACATTTATCTCGTAAGCAAACAACTTCACCACTTGAACGCCGATAAAGGACAAGCTTCTCTCCAAGCAACATCAATGGCGTTGGGGATGTTGTAACCCGTGAACTGAATTCACAGGCATACCAGAAGTTCTTTAGCACTTTAGTTTCTCCACCACCTTCAAGACGGCCTCTCCCCTTACCAACGTAAAGTGATCTGCATCCACATCCACAACCTCGACACCGGTCTTAGAAATTTCCGACCAAGCATCTGCATCCACCGTAGCACTGCCATCTGGCACCAACGAATTCGTCGCGCGTATTAACGTCACAGGCGCTTCCACTTTAGAAGGTTTGTAATTCAAATAAGCTTTCGCATGAGCATCAATAACCTTTTGAAGACGTTCAAACCGTAGGCGGTCATACTCGGTGGTCATCAAACCCAATCGAGTGATTTCTTCTTCCATCGAATGCATCAGCGCCGCCATTCCTTGCTCACCGGTGCCGTTCATTTTCTCCGTCAGAAGCTCGCGGTCTACCCGGAGGT
Proteins encoded in this window:
- a CDS encoding aromatic ring-hydroxylating dioxygenase subunit alpha; this translates as MLKNFWYACEFSSRVTTSPTPLMLLGEKLVLYRRSSGEVVCLRDKCVHRGDELSRGRVINDCLACPYHGWQYDESGACVHIPSNTEGQSISKKAKVKSYPTQENYGFIWVFMGDLPEAERPPIPELPEYGQPGWRTFEFDWLLKGHYTRVAENAIDVSHLPFLHSETYGEEQNPLFALEDFEEGEWGGQGKYRHATMVPGILRLRWPKPLDSVTTFTYHLPNITSTRADIVYGTVLLFMSHVPVSATETKIMYLCMRNFYTWPIFDGFVKKGAMNIFLEDQESIEKQHPFRAPLNFAEELHVKADLLPLALRKLRRRCAKKGWCIEEPIEEKGEGNG